The window TGGATTTCCTATTATTGGACTTACCTCCAGGAACAGGAGATATCCATTTAAGTATTATGCAATCACTACCAATCACAGGCGCAGTGATTGTAAGTACACCACAAACAGTAGCCTTAGCAGATGCTAAAAAAGGAGTGGCAATGTTCCAACAAGACAGTATTAACGTACCCGTTTTAGGAATTATAGAAAACATGGCTTACTTTACACCCGCAGAATTACCAGATAACAAATATTATATCTTTGGTAAAGAAGGTGCAAAACACTTAGCAGAAGACTTACAAGTCCCATTGTTAGGAGAGCTACCATTAGTACAAAGTATTCGTGAGGCAGGAGATGTTGGTCGTCCAGCAGCAATGCAAACCGGAACACCTCTAGAAAAAGCGTTCGAAAAAATTACGCAAAACGTAGTGCAACAAGTTGTTGATCGTAACGATAATTTACCAGCTACCGAAGCTATCAAAATAACCACTATGGCAGGATGTTCTGCAGTTAATAAAAAATAAATGACAACAGAAGAGCTAAGACTAAATGTAGAAAAAGCGTTAGAAGAAATTCGTCCTTTTTTACAAAGTGATGGTGGAGATATCACCCTTTTATCGATAGAAAATAACGAAGTAAAAGTGCAGTTAGAAGGCGCGTGTACCTCATGTAGTGTCAATCAAATGACGTTAAAGTCAGGTGTAGAAATGACCATCAAAAAATATGCACCGCAGATAGAGCGTGTCATTAACGTAGGGTAAAAAATAGTTTGGGCGTTACCACAAGGGTTGGGCTCTCACTACTAGTACTATGCGAGGTGCTCAAACAGTGAGCTTGTACTGAGCGTAGTCGAAGTATTACATCCCTAACGCGAGACTAAAAGCTAACAAAAGTCATAAAATTAGACAAACGCTTCGTGTACCTTTGTTTAGTCAAAGTAATAAGCAACGTTTAAAAAGTCAATAGCCAAAAGCTAAAGACCATTATCAAAAAGTTATAGAATGATTAAAACAGACATACTAATAATAGGCGCAGGACCAACAGGTCTTTTCGCAGTGTTTGAAGCAGGATTATTAAAACTTAAATGTCATTTAATAGACGCATTACCGCAACAAGGGGGGCAATGTTCAGAGTTATATCCAAAAAAACCTATTTATGATATTCCTGCATATCCAGAAATTTTAGCGGGTGATTTAACGCGTAAATTAATGGAGCAATGCAAGCAATTTGAACCTGGATTTACTCTGGGAGAGCGTGCAGAGACAATAGAGAAACAAGACGACGGATCGTTTATAGTTACTACAAATAAAGGCACACAACACCAAGCGCCAGTAGTAGCAATTGCAGGTGGACTAGGGAGTTTTGAACCTCGTAAACCTAAAATTGATAACCTATCGGATTATGAAGATCATGGTGTCGAGTATATTATAAAAGAGCCAGAATTTTACCGCGATAAAAAAGTAGTTATTGCGGGTGGAGGAGATTCGGCATTAGACTGGAGTATTTTCCTAAGTGATATCGCGTCAGAAGTTACTTTAATACACAGACGTAATGAGTTTAGAGGTCATTTAGATTCTGTAGAAAAAGTACAAGAACTTAAAAATGCCGGTAAAATTAATCTAATTACACCTGCTGAGGTTGTTGGAGTAGAGGGTAATGGTAAAGTGGAAGCAATTGTCATTAAGCAAGGAGAAGAGACGTTTACAAAACCATGCGATCATTTTGTTCCACTATTTGGTTTATCTCCAAAATTAGGACCAATAGCAGATTGGGGATTAGAGATAGAAAAAAATGCTATTAAAGTTAATAATGCCTTAGACTATCAAACTAACATACCAGGTATTTACGCTATTGGAGATGTTAATACGTATCCAGGGAAATTAAAATTAATCCTTTGTGGATTTCATGAAGCGACATTAATGTGTCAGTCAGCCTATCAAATAATTAACCCAGGAAAACGCTACGTATTAAAATATACAACCGTAAGTGGTGTCGATGGATTTGACGGAACACGTAAAGAAGCACCAAAAGCAGTTGTAAAAGCAATTGATTAAAGTAATGCTAAGATTTTTAAAATCGAAAATATAAAGACTTGGACCTCATGGATTTTAAAATCAATGAGGTTTTTTTTTATATCAAAAAAGGCATTAAATTTGATATGTGGTTGGTAATATAATATTAGCAAAAATCAAATATCACCCTGAGGACAGTCGAAGGGTCGTAAAGTAATAAAACACAATTGTAACACTACGTCATCCTGAACTTTTTTCAGGATCACACAAGTAAATTGATATAAATACAATAGTAACAATCAAACGTCATCCTGAACTTGTTTCAGGATCACACAAGTAAAAAAGTTGAGTAACGTTATCCTAAAAAGATAGCGCAATTACACAACAAATAATTAAAGAAAAGTAACAATAGCCTCAGTAAAAAGCTAAATAATGGAACAAGATATAAACATAAAAATAACAGACAGAGACGGTGTCACACACGAGATTTTAGCACCAACAGACATGGCTATGAATTTAATGGAAGTCGTGCGTAGTTACGAGCTTGCTCCAGAAGGGACTATCGGAATCTGTGGCGGTATGGCAATGTGTGCTAGTTGTCAATGTTATGTGTTAAGTGATACAATGCTTCCGGAAATGCAAGATGATGAAGAAGCTATGCTTAGCGAAGCATTTGATGTAAAAGACAATTCAAGATTGGGATGTCAAATTCAAATGACACCAGAAATGGAAGGTTTGGAAGTGGAGTTGGCGCCAGAATCTTAAATTATAAAATTGCTGTGTAAGTAGGGTTTTATTATAAGTATAGCGTAGGGATTTAAACTTCTAGTCAGTTAAAAACTGCTTCGCGT is drawn from Psychroserpens sp. NJDZ02 and contains these coding sequences:
- a CDS encoding 2Fe-2S iron-sulfur cluster-binding protein, which produces MEQDINIKITDRDGVTHEILAPTDMAMNLMEVVRSYELAPEGTIGICGGMAMCASCQCYVLSDTMLPEMQDDEEAMLSEAFDVKDNSRLGCQIQMTPEMEGLEVELAPES
- a CDS encoding NifU family protein, with amino-acid sequence MTTEELRLNVEKALEEIRPFLQSDGGDITLLSIENNEVKVQLEGACTSCSVNQMTLKSGVEMTIKKYAPQIERVINVG
- a CDS encoding NAD(P)/FAD-dependent oxidoreductase, whose product is MIKTDILIIGAGPTGLFAVFEAGLLKLKCHLIDALPQQGGQCSELYPKKPIYDIPAYPEILAGDLTRKLMEQCKQFEPGFTLGERAETIEKQDDGSFIVTTNKGTQHQAPVVAIAGGLGSFEPRKPKIDNLSDYEDHGVEYIIKEPEFYRDKKVVIAGGGDSALDWSIFLSDIASEVTLIHRRNEFRGHLDSVEKVQELKNAGKINLITPAEVVGVEGNGKVEAIVIKQGEETFTKPCDHFVPLFGLSPKLGPIADWGLEIEKNAIKVNNALDYQTNIPGIYAIGDVNTYPGKLKLILCGFHEATLMCQSAYQIINPGKRYVLKYTTVSGVDGFDGTRKEAPKAVVKAID